A segment of the Deltaproteobacteria bacterium CG2_30_66_27 genome:
CATCAAGGTGTTAAGGTGACGTCAGTTCAAATATCACTGGACGCAATCCTCTCCCCCAAGGGTCCTTTCGAAGGAGCAGCCCGGCACCCCCGCCGGGCCATCCAGCTTCTCCCGAGATTTCACCGTGCGGAAGATCGGACGGGCACACTGTCCCGCCCACCGGCTTGTGCTTGGTGAAAAAACGTCAGGAGAAGAAAGAAGATGCAGACACAGACGGAACAACTGTTGGAAAAGAAGATGTCGTTCGAATCGTTCGGGCTCCGCCCCGAGATCCTCCGCGCCGTCGCGGAGAAGAAGTACACCATCCCGACCCCCATCCAGGAGAAGGCGATCCCCCTCGTGCTCGCGGGGAAGGACCTGGTCGGCTGCGCCCAGACCGGCACCGGCAAGACGGCGGCCTTCGCGCTGCCGATCCTGCACCGCCTCCAGGGGACTCCCTGGAAAGGAGCCGGACGGCGACCCATCCGCGTCCTCGTGCTCACGCCGACGCGGGAACTGGCCTCCCAGATCGCGGAGAGCTTCGGGGCGTACGGGAAGCACACGACCCTCAAGCACGCCATCGTCTTCGGCGGCGTGAACCAGGGCCCGCAGGCACAGGCGCTCCGGCGGGGGATCGACATCCTCGTCGCCACGCCCGGACGCCTCCTCGACCTGATGTCGCAGGGGCTCGTGCAGCTGCGGACCGTCGAAACGTTCGTCCTCGACGAGGCCGACCGGATGCTCGACATGGGCTTCATCCACGACATCCGGCGGGTGATCGACCAGCTTCCCGCGAAGCGGCAGACCCTCTTCTTCTCGGCGACGATGCCGAGGGAGATCCAGGGGCTCGCCGACACCATCCTTCGCGACCCGGTCCGGGTGGCCGTCACCCCGGTGGCGACCCCCGCCGAGGCCGTGGAGCAGCGGGTCCACTACGTGGAGAAATCCGAAAAGATCAAGCTCCTCAAGCACCTTCTGGACGGCCCCGCCATCAAGAACGCGCTCGTCTTCACGCGCACCAAGCACGGCGCCGACGCGGTGACCAGGCAGCTCGAGCGCTACCAGGTCCGGGCCGAGGCGATCCACGGCAACAAGTCGCAGAACGCCCGGGAGAAGGCGCTGGCGAGCTTCAAGCGGGGCGCGACGAGAGTGCTCGTTGCGACGGACATCGCCGCCCGGGGGCTCGACATCGTCGACCTGTCGCACGTGGTCAACTTCGACCTCCCGAACGAGCCGGAAAGCTACGTCCACCGGATCGGTCGCACGGGCCGGGCCGGCGCCTCCGGGATCGCCCTGTCGTTCTGCTCCTTCGACGAGCGTCCCTTCCTCGCCGACATCGAACGGCTCATCCGCAAGCATCTACCGGTGGCGGAGGATTCGACGTACCGGTCCGGGTACGGCGCAGGGACACCGACGGACCTCGACCCGCGGCACGCGCACGGCGCGGGGGCGCTCTCCCAGGTCCACCCCGGCATGCCGGGTCACCAGGGGAAGCACGACGCCTCCGGCACACGTCCGGACGGCCGCCCGGGCCGCTCGCGCCGCGAATCGAAGTGGACTCCGGGGTTCGGGGCGAGCAAGCCGGCCGCCCGCCACTCGGAGCATCGCCGCGCGGAGTGGTAAAATAATCATATCCGCTTAGCGTCGATCGATTGCGTGGAGGAGGAGCGCCTTGCGTGTACACATGAACGGGAACCGTGCCGACGATCTCTCCTTCCACGGGATCCGTAGGGCCGAGGCCGTCTGGTGGAACCTGTCGCGTTCGGCGCTGCTCGAGCAGGCGCTGCGGCGTCGCGAAGGACACCTCGCGGCGTCCGGCCCACTCGTCGTGCGGACCGGCGAGTATACGGGGCGGTCCCCCGACGACCGCTTCTTCGTCCGGGAGCCCGGAAGCGAGGGATCGATCCACTGGGGAACGACGAACCGCCCGTTCGACGCCGACCGGTACGAGGCGCTCCGGGCCCGGCTGCTCGCCTACCTCGAGGGGAGGGAGCTCTTCGTCCAGGATTGCCACGTGGGCGCGGATGAAGGGCACCGGCTCCCGATCCGGGTCATCACCGAGATGGCGTGGCACGCCCTGTTCGCTCGCAACATGTTCCTCCCCGTCACGGACCGGGAGGCGCTCCTCCGCCACCTCCCCGAATTCAC
Coding sequences within it:
- a CDS encoding DEAD/DEAH box helicase, producing MQTQTEQLLEKKMSFESFGLRPEILRAVAEKKYTIPTPIQEKAIPLVLAGKDLVGCAQTGTGKTAAFALPILHRLQGTPWKGAGRRPIRVLVLTPTRELASQIAESFGAYGKHTTLKHAIVFGGVNQGPQAQALRRGIDILVATPGRLLDLMSQGLVQLRTVETFVLDEADRMLDMGFIHDIRRVIDQLPAKRQTLFFSATMPREIQGLADTILRDPVRVAVTPVATPAEAVEQRVHYVEKSEKIKLLKHLLDGPAIKNALVFTRTKHGADAVTRQLERYQVRAEAIHGNKSQNAREKALASFKRGATRVLVATDIAARGLDIVDLSHVVNFDLPNEPESYVHRIGRTGRAGASGIALSFCSFDERPFLADIERLIRKHLPVAEDSTYRSGYGAGTPTDLDPRHAHGAGALSQVHPGMPGHQGKHDASGTRPDGRPGRSRRESKWTPGFGASKPAARHSEHRRAEW